One window from the genome of Bacillota bacterium encodes:
- a CDS encoding sulfatase, whose product MAKKPNLVLFGIDSLRSDHMSLYGYEHLTTPHIDKYAQGGIVFEHCFSPSVPTTSGYGSMLTGMDCFGTNIVALRHKGGIADGIKTLAEVLNENGYNSTCIGFGGNPASRGFGKYIEYEAWGSWEKGRSPKAENLNKVAIPELERLAKEDKPFFLFMRHMDPHSPYLPPEPFHRIFYGGNEFDPNNKSLEPVYQFKPFRDYFLTWFPPGCTDKDYIIAQYDGAIAYMDACIQNILTKLEALGIEGETLVVITSDHGETLYDHDCYFDHHGLYDCTLTVPLVLRFPGKLPEGKRYTDYCQLKDIMPTILEILGIDTGIRFDGRSLMPLTRGEYREPEPEFYITECTWMRKHGWRTPEWKLIRALEPDFHFKPEVELYNLIKDPEENNNVAEKEPGVVKMLEERMFQHIAKREKETGRENPMYNNLDWHGKGCGPFKTSQQAYDALHIGDPEAAKKLQAMLAQKKD is encoded by the coding sequence ATGGCTAAAAAACCTAATTTAGTGTTATTCGGAATTGACAGCCTAAGGTCTGACCATATGAGCCTTTACGGCTATGAGCACCTTACTACACCCCATATAGATAAATATGCCCAGGGAGGTATAGTGTTTGAGCACTGTTTTAGCCCTAGTGTACCTACTACATCAGGTTATGGCTCTATGCTTACCGGTATGGATTGCTTCGGAACAAATATTGTAGCTTTAAGACATAAAGGCGGAATTGCAGATGGAATAAAAACTCTGGCAGAGGTACTTAATGAAAACGGGTACAATTCCACATGTATTGGATTTGGCGGTAATCCTGCATCCCGTGGCTTTGGCAAGTATATTGAATATGAGGCCTGGGGTTCCTGGGAAAAGGGACGCTCACCAAAAGCTGAAAATCTCAACAAGGTAGCTATTCCCGAATTGGAACGCCTTGCAAAGGAAGACAAACCGTTCTTCCTTTTTATGCGCCACATGGACCCTCATTCTCCATATCTTCCTCCAGAACCATTTCACAGAATATTCTATGGCGGAAATGAGTTTGACCCAAATAATAAATCCCTTGAACCTGTATATCAGTTTAAGCCTTTCAGGGACTATTTCTTGACCTGGTTCCCACCGGGATGCACCGATAAGGATTATATAATTGCCCAGTACGATGGTGCAATTGCTTATATGGATGCCTGCATACAGAATATCCTAACCAAACTGGAAGCTTTGGGCATTGAAGGCGAAACCCTGGTTGTTATTACATCCGACCATGGGGAAACTCTCTATGACCATGACTGTTACTTTGATCATCACGGACTTTATGATTGTACGTTGACTGTCCCCTTGGTGCTGCGTTTCCCGGGAAAACTTCCTGAAGGGAAGAGGTATACGGATTATTGCCAGCTTAAGGATATTATGCCTACAATTTTGGAGATCCTGGGAATTGATACCGGTATTCGTTTCGATGGAAGAAGTCTTATGCCTTTAACAAGGGGTGAGTATAGGGAGCCGGAACCGGAATTCTATATCACCGAATGTACATGGATGAGAAAGCATGGTTGGAGAACTCCCGAATGGAAACTTATCCGTGCCTTGGAGCCGGATTTCCACTTCAAGCCTGAAGTAGAGCTTTATAATTTAATTAAGGACCCGGAAGAAAATAATAATGTTGCTGAAAAAGAACCTGGAGTTGTAAAGATGCTTGAGGAACGTATGTTTCAACATATAGCAAAACGTGAAAAGGAAACCGGAAGGGAAAATCCCATGTATAACAATCTTGATTGGCATGGAAAAGGGTGCGGGCCTTTTAAGACATCACAGCAGGCATATGATGCTCTTCACATAGGCGACCCTGAGGCTGCAAAAAAACTTCAGGCTATGCTTGCCCAGAAAAAGGATTAG
- a CDS encoding GntR family transcriptional regulator, with protein MLKIEYNDDSDAGNPLGARVFKRLQNDIINGKYQPGDYLVETKLSKELGVSRTPIREALKQLELEGLVKSIPGKGVVVQGISNKDIEDIYTIRMMIEGLAARWAAENITQEELEELKEILELEEFYTLKGRNTSNLLKLDSRFHDILFRASKSRPLMYILSTFHHYAQRARGASLEIPGRSQKTFEEHKAIFQALAAREPELAERLTTEHVKNATINLMKKGKYECNKDEKT; from the coding sequence ATGCTTAAAATTGAATATAATGATGACAGTGATGCTGGGAATCCGCTTGGTGCAAGGGTTTTCAAGCGGCTTCAGAACGACATTATTAACGGAAAGTACCAGCCCGGAGATTATTTAGTAGAAACAAAGCTGTCTAAAGAACTTGGCGTAAGCAGAACTCCAATACGAGAGGCATTAAAACAGCTTGAGCTCGAAGGCCTTGTTAAATCTATACCTGGTAAAGGAGTAGTGGTACAGGGAATATCTAACAAAGATATTGAAGATATTTATACAATACGAATGATGATAGAAGGGCTTGCTGCCAGATGGGCTGCAGAAAATATTACGCAGGAGGAATTAGAAGAGTTAAAAGAAATACTGGAACTTGAAGAGTTTTACACTTTAAAAGGTAGAAACACAAGCAATCTACTCAAATTGGATTCAAGGTTCCATGATATACTATTCAGAGCCAGTAAAAGCAGGCCGCTTATGTATATTTTAAGCACTTTCCACCATTATGCCCAACGAGCCAGAGGCGCTTCTTTAGAAATTCCGGGAAGATCACAGAAAACTTTTGAAGAGCATAAAGCTATTTTTCAGGCCTTAGCAGCAAGAGAACCTGAATTGGCAGAACGGCTTACGACAGAGCATGTTAAAAATGCAACAATTAATCTTATGAAAAAAGGAAAGTATGAATGTAATAAAGATGAAAAAACATAG
- a CDS encoding sugar phosphate isomerase/epimerase has translation MIKLGVNTVLFKAYSLKEAAKAIKAAGYDGLEISAIKGMCEHLNLDNWKAQKEDIKAVMEEFGLMMLSSEVASLDEDRLMKAFEAAKEIGIPVINIGPGGKADDEESLKASLDTIAKMSEKAEEFGVTLCVKAHVGAAIYNTPTTLKAMGYIKSPAFGIDMDPSHIYRAGEFPEEALPQVISRVKHIHIRDCKGRGPSPGEPALQACGRGDINLFGYFKAMVDAGYDGPVCLEVIGPGQDMIAASIIAAESYGYMNACLKILGAR, from the coding sequence ATGATAAAACTTGGAGTAAATACTGTACTTTTCAAAGCGTATTCTCTTAAAGAGGCGGCAAAAGCGATCAAAGCAGCAGGTTATGATGGTCTGGAGATTTCTGCTATTAAAGGTATGTGCGAGCATTTAAACCTTGATAATTGGAAAGCACAAAAGGAAGATATTAAGGCAGTTATGGAAGAATTCGGACTCATGATGTTGTCATCCGAGGTAGCCTCCCTTGACGAAGACAGGCTTATGAAGGCATTTGAAGCAGCCAAGGAAATAGGTATCCCGGTTATTAACATCGGGCCGGGAGGAAAAGCTGACGATGAAGAGAGTCTTAAAGCAAGCCTTGACACCATTGCAAAAATGTCTGAAAAAGCTGAAGAATTCGGTGTTACTCTTTGCGTAAAAGCCCATGTAGGTGCAGCAATATATAATACTCCTACAACGCTTAAAGCTATGGGTTATATAAAAAGTCCTGCTTTTGGTATTGACATGGACCCAAGTCACATTTACCGTGCGGGAGAGTTTCCGGAAGAAGCACTGCCCCAAGTAATAAGCAGGGTAAAGCATATACATATCCGTGATTGTAAAGGCCGGGGTCCCAGTCCGGGTGAACCTGCATTGCAAGCATGCGGCAGAGGTGATATAAACCTGTTTGGTTATTTTAAAGCAATGGTGGATGCCGGATATGATGGGCCTGTTTGCCTGGAAGTTATCGGCCCTGGACAGGACATGATTGCTGCATCCATTATTGCGGCTGAAAGTTATGGGTATATGAATGCATGTCTTAAAATACTTGGAGCAAGATAA
- a CDS encoding Gfo/Idh/MocA family oxidoreductase, with protein MLRVCVIGMGNIGNTHASVYTECKDVELVGVCDIIRERAEAAGKKFGVPWYPDAEKMLNELKPDICSVTTGGFEYSSDHYLPTIQALEAGCHVLCEKPICNDLEKAQIMVDTAKRLNRCFAINLNHRFTPAARIVKQWQDEGHLGHLLFINMALWIGRFDPSFDSEYYHLKALNPHSVDIMRYFGGDVDTVHCFATKAPGRDIWSTASINVKFKNGAVGHLTSSYDIKRGHPMERCEVAGTKGRAVLEDMWREAVLYPADSLVKQVYTNPVFGGFRDFYDTFRDRITCFVNQVARGDRPEDIDGSGEHGLEASRVIHAAIESIKTGLPIKVETVKR; from the coding sequence ATGCTAAGAGTATGTGTTATCGGAATGGGTAACATAGGAAACACCCACGCAAGTGTTTATACAGAGTGTAAAGACGTTGAACTCGTAGGTGTCTGTGATATCATCCGGGAGAGGGCGGAAGCTGCCGGCAAAAAGTTTGGTGTTCCCTGGTATCCGGATGCGGAAAAAATGCTTAATGAATTAAAACCGGATATCTGCAGTGTCACTACAGGAGGATTCGAATATTCAAGTGATCATTATCTGCCCACAATACAGGCTCTTGAAGCAGGTTGCCACGTATTATGTGAAAAGCCTATTTGCAATGACCTTGAAAAGGCACAAATAATGGTGGATACGGCAAAAAGGTTAAACAGGTGCTTTGCCATCAACTTAAACCATCGGTTTACTCCTGCAGCGCGCATTGTAAAACAGTGGCAGGATGAAGGGCATTTGGGGCACCTGCTGTTTATAAATATGGCATTATGGATAGGAAGGTTTGATCCCTCTTTTGACTCCGAATATTATCACCTCAAAGCCCTTAACCCACATAGTGTGGATATCATGCGCTATTTTGGCGGTGATGTTGATACCGTCCACTGCTTTGCAACCAAGGCACCGGGCAGGGATATCTGGTCAACCGCTTCTATAAACGTTAAATTTAAGAATGGAGCTGTTGGCCATTTGACAAGCTCATATGACATAAAGCGGGGACACCCGATGGAACGTTGCGAGGTTGCAGGTACAAAAGGGCGTGCAGTACTTGAGGATATGTGGAGGGAGGCTGTCCTTTATCCTGCTGACAGCCTTGTAAAGCAGGTTTACACCAATCCTGTATTTGGAGGATTCCGTGACTTCTATGATACATTTCGCGATAGGATTACCTGCTTTGTAAACCAAGTGGCAAGGGGCGATAGGCCTGAAGATATTGATGGCTCCGGTGAACATGGCCTTGAGGCAAGCCGTGTAATTCATGCAGCTATAGAATCTATTAAAACAGGGCTACCCATTAAGGTAGAAACTGTTAAGAGATAG
- a CDS encoding citrate/2-methylcitrate synthase, producing MVYNKLTDEVKIKNIINNLATLAEKNNRIDPELYGKHNVKIGLRNSDGTGVLVGLTEIGDVHAYVMEDNKKIPVEGKLIYRGIDISEMVEGFQKEKRFGFEECCYLLLFGELPKREELEEFKWLLAEHRELPNGFTRDLILKAPSKDIMNKLARSVLAAYSYDENPDDTCITNVVRQSIELIAQFPTLAAYGYQALAHYYKGKSLYIHKPQRHLSTAENILHMIRPDSKYTQSEAEILDLALVLHAEHGGGNNSTFTIHVVSSTGTDTYSAIAAGLGSLKGPKHGGANIKVMMMMDDIKNNVKDWEDEEELERYLEKIINKEAFDKSGLIYGMGHAVYTLSDPRAVILKKKAEELAMEKGFEEEFRLFERVEKLSPKVFHKAKNTNKPMCANVDFYSGFVYKMLDIPVELYAPIFAIARVAGWCAHRIEELVDGSKIIRPAYRNVAAPKKYIPLDERQ from the coding sequence ATGGTATATAATAAGTTAACAGATGAAGTCAAAATTAAAAACATCATAAATAATTTGGCTACTTTGGCAGAAAAAAACAATCGAATAGATCCTGAATTATACGGGAAGCATAATGTGAAAATTGGGTTAAGAAACAGTGATGGTACAGGCGTGCTTGTTGGGTTAACTGAGATAGGTGATGTCCACGCGTATGTGATGGAGGATAATAAAAAAATACCTGTTGAAGGGAAACTTATTTATAGAGGTATTGATATCAGCGAAATGGTAGAGGGTTTTCAAAAAGAAAAAAGATTCGGATTTGAAGAATGCTGTTATCTTTTGTTGTTTGGAGAGCTTCCGAAAAGAGAGGAGCTCGAAGAATTCAAATGGTTGTTGGCGGAGCATAGAGAACTCCCCAATGGATTCACTCGAGACTTGATTTTAAAAGCCCCTAGTAAAGATATAATGAACAAGTTGGCAAGAAGTGTCCTTGCGGCTTATTCTTATGACGAAAATCCCGATGATACCTGTATAACCAATGTGGTACGCCAAAGCATAGAGTTAATAGCACAGTTTCCTACTCTTGCAGCTTATGGATATCAAGCCCTGGCCCATTATTACAAAGGTAAAAGCCTTTATATTCATAAACCACAACGTCATTTAAGCACTGCTGAGAACATACTGCATATGATAAGGCCTGATAGCAAATATACACAAAGTGAAGCTGAAATTCTTGACCTTGCCCTTGTGCTCCATGCAGAACATGGAGGAGGCAATAATTCAACCTTTACAATCCATGTTGTAAGCTCTACAGGGACAGATACTTATTCTGCCATAGCTGCCGGTTTAGGTTCTCTTAAGGGTCCAAAACATGGTGGAGCAAACATAAAAGTAATGATGATGATGGATGACATTAAGAATAATGTAAAAGACTGGGAAGATGAAGAAGAACTCGAAAGATACCTGGAAAAGATTATTAATAAAGAGGCTTTTGACAAATCAGGATTAATTTATGGTATGGGCCATGCAGTATATACACTTTCTGACCCGAGGGCGGTAATATTAAAGAAAAAAGCTGAAGAACTTGCAATGGAAAAAGGTTTTGAAGAAGAATTCAGACTTTTTGAAAGGGTTGAGAAATTATCGCCAAAAGTTTTCCACAAGGCTAAAAATACAAATAAACCCATGTGTGCAAATGTAGACTTTTATTCCGGCTTTGTATATAAAATGCTGGATATTCCTGTGGAATTATATGCACCGATCTTTGCTATTGCCAGGGTTGCTGGATGGTGTGCCCACAGGATAGAAGAGCTGGTTGACGGAAGCAAAATAATAAGGCCTGCTTACAGGAATGTAGCTGCGCCTAAAAAATATATACCTTTGGATGAGAGACAATGA